In Xenorhabdus poinarii G6, the following are encoded in one genomic region:
- the nuoJ gene encoding NADH-quinone oxidoreductase subunit J yields the protein MEFTFYVAGLVAILATLRVITHTNPVHALLYLIISLLALSVVFFSMGAYFAGALEIIVYAGAIMVLFVFVVMMLNLGKSVVEQERQWLQPRTWIGPSLLSIVLLAVLAYAISTLSTTSTGISGEVVSAKDVGISLFGSYVLAVELASLLLLAGLVVAFHIGRENRQGEVISNRAEEQS from the coding sequence ATGGAATTTACGTTTTATGTCGCCGGGCTGGTTGCCATCCTCGCCACACTCAGGGTCATCACTCACACTAATCCGGTACATGCGCTGTTGTATCTGATTATCTCCTTATTGGCACTGTCCGTCGTATTTTTTTCGATGGGGGCCTATTTTGCCGGTGCTTTGGAGATCATCGTTTATGCCGGTGCAATCATGGTGTTGTTCGTTTTCGTTGTGATGATGCTGAATTTAGGCAAATCGGTTGTTGAGCAGGAACGGCAGTGGTTACAGCCTCGAACCTGGATTGGCCCGTCACTCTTGTCGATTGTGCTGTTGGCTGTCTTGGCTTATGCCATCAGCACATTGTCAACGACATCGACGGGGATCAGTGGTGAAGTGGTCAGTGCGAAAGACGTGGGCATCAGTTTATTCGGTTCTTATGTACTCGCGGTTGAACTGGCCTCTTTACTGCTGTTGGCGGGATTGGTTGTGGCTTTCCACATTGGCCGTGAAAATCGACAAGGTGAAGTGATCAGCAATCGTGCGGAGGAACAATCATGA
- the nuoK gene encoding NADH-quinone oxidoreductase subunit NuoK, producing the protein MIALHHGLLLAAILFTLGFTCLIIRRNLLFMLIGLEIMINASALAFVVAGSYWLQPDGQVMYILAITLAAAEASIGLALLLQLHRRRQNLNIDTVSEMRG; encoded by the coding sequence ATGATAGCGTTACACCACGGGCTTCTTCTGGCGGCTATTCTATTTACGTTGGGCTTCACCTGCCTGATTATCCGCCGCAATCTGTTATTCATGCTGATCGGGCTGGAAATTATGATCAATGCCTCAGCGTTGGCGTTTGTCGTTGCCGGCAGTTACTGGCTCCAGCCTGATGGTCAGGTAATGTATATTCTGGCCATTACTCTGGCAGCCGCCGAGGCGAGTATCGGTTTGGCACTGTTGCTACAGTTGCACCGTCGTCGCCAGAACCTGAATATTGATACAGTCAGTGAGATGCGCGGATGA
- the nuoI gene encoding NADH-quinone oxidoreductase subunit NuoI, with product MTLKELVVGFATQVRSIWMIGLHAFHKRETKMYPEEPVYLPPRYRGRIVLTRDPDGEERCVACNLCAAVCPVGCISLQKAEHKDGRWYPEFFRVNFSRCIFCGLCEEACPTTAIQLTPDFELGEFKRQDLVYEKEDLLISGPGKYPDYNFYRKTGMAIDGKDKGEADNEAKPIDVKSLLP from the coding sequence ATGACATTGAAAGAGTTAGTGGTCGGTTTCGCCACCCAGGTACGCAGTATTTGGATGATAGGGCTTCATGCCTTCCATAAACGCGAAACAAAAATGTATCCGGAAGAGCCGGTTTATCTGCCGCCCCGTTACCGTGGGCGCATCGTTCTGACGCGTGATCCTGACGGTGAGGAGCGTTGTGTTGCGTGTAACTTGTGTGCCGCAGTCTGCCCGGTGGGATGTATCTCACTGCAAAAAGCGGAGCATAAAGATGGTCGTTGGTATCCTGAATTCTTCCGCGTTAATTTCTCGCGTTGTATTTTCTGTGGCCTGTGTGAAGAAGCCTGCCCAACGACCGCTATTCAGTTGACGCCCGATTTTGAACTGGGTGAATTCAAACGTCAGGATCTGGTGTACGAGAAAGAAGATTTGCTGATTTCGGGGCCGGGTAAATACCCTGATTATAACTTTTATCGTAAGACAGGTATGGCGATTGACGGCAAAGATAAGGGTGAAGCCGACAATGAAGCCAAGCCTATCGACGTTAAAAGCTTGTTGCCGTAA